From the Populus nigra chromosome 13, ddPopNigr1.1, whole genome shotgun sequence genome, the window CTGAGAGAGTTGGTTTGACCACTgtgtgttttgattttatttttttccatgtgaATGCCAGTAaagatttttgttaaaattgccAGGGAAGAGGAGCTTAGGTTGCAGAGACGAGGAAAGAGGCTTTGCATTGGGTTAGGGACTTTGAGAGATTGTCTGGGGCTTTTTCTTTCACCTTCTTTTCCAAGCAtaggtttcttttttcttttagttttttttgcatGTGCATTCACtggtttttctctctcatttggTTTCTGCTGGTGTGCTTTTCCTACAGAGTAATTTCCTTTCATTTCATGTTTTCTCCTGTTGTCTCTGTGGTTCTTAAGTCTTTCCTCCGATGTTTATTGTTTATGTGCTGGGGTTTTCAGTTCTGCTTCTCTGTTCTTTAGAGGATCCATTGCCTCTGTGTGTTTCTGCTGAAGGGTCATTGTTGGGGCTTGAGGACCATTCCTGGGTTGCTTTTCCCAGGTTTGTTAGTCTTTATTTGTCTTCTCTGCTCCCGTTGTTATTAGTTCTTGAGTTGTTGTCTACATTTAGGCTTTTTTTTCATCTGGTTGTTGTTCTTGGTTGCATTTTACTTATCATGTTCTTATTGTCTTATTTTATTCACATCTACTTGATTAATTTCAGTTGCTTGTTCAACCATAGATAGTGGTGTTTTCCTTTATTGTGATAAAATGTACAAACCATAACAATAATATCAATCTTAATAAATCCACTCTGACTTAACCCATTGAACTCCTCTTGGATCCACTTCATTTTAAGTCTTAGAATAGACTAAATGAACATTTTTAATGGATTATTTGATGTTGTGGTCAAGATCACATCAATTTTCAATGTAACTATTGATGTAATTATTCTAGCTATACTAGTATCATACATAGAATTAGAATAATCATAGTGGGAATCATCACTTCTAGACCCTTTATTTAAATAACTAGAATTCCAATAACTAGAAAATTCTTTTgtctaattcaataaaaaaagaatgattatTGTCAATcccaaaaacttgatttttaatatcaaaatatatggaattaccattttttttttattatccctACCTAAAACTAAAAATGTGGCATCCACATTTAAATTCCAAATGTCCCTAACGCTGACTAGATGATTAACATTATTACTGTCACTATGACTCCAATTATAGgtgtttttttcaatatcatttaGAAAAGTCTTCACTTACACTGATATTTTCAAGAGGACCAAGATTTACTTAGCGTACACCTGCATTCTAACTCCACGTTACAAAACATTGAATTGaaccaacatttttttatttagctttcTTACTGTtatttacatcaaaataaattgatgtatAGTCATTCaatgaaaaatcatttgaatATTTCATTTCCTCCCAGAATAAGCATATAATCCAATCACTATGTTGAGCTTGAAGCTATGGTTTATATAACTACCAAGATAGAGAGGCAGTTGAAGAGAACATTTCATGAAAGTAATTCAAGTTCCTTTTGAGCTTAAAGGCTGAATTATAGGGGAGAGAGGACTGCCATATCAAAGCTGAATATTGTAGGCAACAATGATCATCTGAAGCTTGGAGAAAAGATTTGGCCACTGAAACAAAAGGTAAAGTCAAGACCTCATTTAATCATAATCATGATATTAAGTGTTTTAGGTGTTTAGAGAGGACATATAGCTTTCAATATCCAAACAAAAGGATTATAGTTATGAGGAAGTATGGAGAGATTGAATCCGAAAGTGGGGGAAGGATGCCACCATTTGGGGACTGTAGTGATGTCAAGTATCCAGTTGATTGAGATGCTTTAGTGATTAGGAGACcatttaatattcatattaagGAGGATGATGTAGAGCAACAAATGGAGAACATATTCCATACTAGATGccatataaataataagatatgtagtataattattaatagGGGGATTTGTGCTAATGTTGCTAGTactatatttgttaaaaaattgaattttaaaacttttaaacatgAAAAGCCTTATAGATTTCAATGGTTAACTGATTGTGGAGAAGTAAGagttaataaacaaattttggtttcttttttagaTAGAAAATATAATGAAGTTTTGTGTGGCATTGTATCTATGCatgctatttatttattgctagGGATGccttaataatttgataaaaaaaagaagaagcatgatgagcttaagaatAAGTATTCTTTTGAGAAGAATGAGAAGATATTCACACACGTACCATAGTCCCCTAGACAAGTGTATGAAGACCAATTAACGTTGAAAGGAGAAAGTGAAGCTGAAGAAAAAGATCAACCATGTGAATGGGaaagagtgaaaataaagtgAGCCAAGAGAAAAGGTTAGATTTGGCCAAAATTGGAATTAATAAGGATTTGACcgagagaggagagaagaaaatagaaaagaagaaaggaagttgagaaaagaagagtgtggaaaaaaaacatagtttttatgCAAAAGGAAGTAACATTAAGACTGTTTATTTTTCTGACATGCCTATAATTTTACTTGTATTTAAAGGTATATTTTAATACTAATGAACTTAATCTTTGTATTGTTAGTGTTTGTGTTTCTTTATTGTAGGATTATGAGGATATTTTTTCTAATGAGGTACCTAGTAGGTATGTCAAGTGGGTTAAGTtcataaaaaagattttcataTGTGAAAGTAAAAGCAAAGTAAGCAAAATATAGTGGTTGATGCATTATCATGAAGATAtgtatttcttttaactttaaatGCTAGATTATTAGGATTTGAGTATGTGAAATATTTATATGATGATGATTTTAACCAAGTATATAAAGCATGTgagaatttgatatttgataatttttttaggtttgatggttatttatttaaagaaaaaagattgtgTCAAATGGTTATATGCATGAATTGTTTTATTCGTGAAGTTCATGAGGACAAATTAATGGGACATTTTAGGGTTGTTAAGACTTTAAATGTTTtgcatgaatatttttattggctTAAGATGAAAAGAGACATGCAAAGAATTTGTGATATCATAACATGTAGATAAGTTAAGTCTAAAGTTTTACCTGGTTTATATACTCCTTTGCTATTGCCTAAAGAACCTTAGGTTGATATATTTATGGATTTTGTGCTAGGCTTATATAGGTCAAAAAAAGGGTAGGGATTctgtttttgtaattatgaaTAGGTTTTCTAAGATTGCATGTTTAATAGTCATAAAATCGAAGATACAACTAATATAATAGATTTGTTCTTTAGGGTGATAGTTCAGCTTCATGGGATACCTAAGAGTATTGTGTCTGACCGTGATGTCAAATTTcttagctatttttggaaggtTTTGTGAGGggaattagaaataaaatttttattttctactagTCATTCACAACAGATAGTCAAACTAAAGTagttaataaaactttaattgcATTGTTAAGAgctatcatataaaaaaattaaaaaaatttagaagattGTCTATCATATTGTCAGTTATTATTGAATTTGCTTATAATATAAATGCATTCTATTactaattattcttattttgaaattgttttgtcTTTAATCATTTGACTCATTTggatttctttcctttatctattgatgaaaatattagTTTTGATGATAGTAGAAAAACACAGGTAGTGAAGGCTTTTCATAAAAGTGTACAACatttgaataaagaaaaataattaacaatatgCATTCAAAGCTAATAAGGGTAGAAAAAGGGTTATCTTTGAATCAGATGATTTGATTTGGGTGCATATGCATAAGGAAAGGTTTTCTAAACATAGGAGATCTAAGTTGATACCGAGAGAAGATGGTCCATTCCaacttcttgaaaaaaattaatgatgatgCTTATAAAATGGATCTACCAaatgagtatggtgttagtgctactTTCAATGTttctaatatctttttatttgatgtagGTGACAATTTGTGAATGAATCTTTTTTAGGAGAGATAGGATGATGCGATCCAAGTTTCGACAAAAAATCCATTAGAAGTTATAATTGGGCCAATTATAAGATTAAGAGTAAAACAACTTAAAGATCCATTTAATAGGTTTACTCAAAGTATTTTGGACAAAGTGAATTTTAAGGTGTGAATTTCAAGGACATATTTTCAATAAGTGATGACCAGATTTtagtcaatttaatttatatacaaGAGGGGTTTGATCCATctattttataagttaattaattttgatagttaaaggcttatttttttataatgcatCGTTTTAATCTAACAAGTATATTGTTTTATCTATCTATTGGATCAAGCTAAAATTTTAACGGAAGATCTCAAAGGTCTTGTTTTATATTGGGTTAAAATCTCAAATCAATTGGATATTGGGAAAGTCTTGCAATAAGGGCAAGAAGctaatatataagaaatatattagttttctagttgatttagttcttttttttctaatttatttaaattttttattattattttttcaatattgtttagggtttttttttatctagtatAAATTGAGTTAGCTtataattagggttttttagaCAAGATTTTGATTTCAACAATTATTATTGTGTGAGGTTTTACTCATACTTTTTTATTCCTCAAAGCACTTCGCTTAACTtgatttattgaagaattaactAACCTTTATGGCACCTTTCATAATTCTTGTTCGTGTCTTTTCATAGGCTTTAAGTGAGGTTTGATTACTTATAATATTAGTGTCTTTGTACAGGTTATTGTTGTATCAAGTTCAATTACAAgtctaaatttagtttttttaaaaagagtcaATTTGACTATGAGTTTATAAGTCTTTATATCCATAAAGTTGAAAAATTGCAATTAATGGagaaattatgaagaaaattgttgaaattttgaaaattagaaaGTCAAAGATTGAATTGGAAAAGATGGATGAATTGAATCGctattttcaatataattaaagataagaatgaagaaaaattaaaataaaaattttaaaattggtcAAAAgtacaaaatttcaaaactaaag encodes:
- the LOC133670431 gene encoding uncharacterized protein LOC133670431 isoform X3: MWFFRAVRDWIIELECTKRITKKIAFIAAVEEELRLQRRGKRLCIGLGTLRDCLGLFLSPSFPSIVLLLCSLEDPLPLCVSAEGSLLGLEDHSWVAFPRQQ
- the LOC133670431 gene encoding uncharacterized protein LOC133670431 isoform X2 — its product is MWFFRAVRDWIIELECTKRITKKIAFIAAVEEELRLQRRGKRLCIGLGTLRDCLGLFLSPSFPSIVLLLCSLEDPLPLCVSAEGSLLGLEDHSWVAFPRISI
- the LOC133670431 gene encoding uncharacterized protein LOC133670431 isoform X1 translates to MWFFRAVRDWIIELECTKRITKKIAFIAAVEEELRLQRRGKRLCIGLGTLRDCLGLFLSPSFPSIVLLLCSLEDPLPLCVSAEGSLLGLEDHSWVAFPRFVSLYLSSLLPLLLVLELLSTFRLFFHLVVVLGCILLIMFLLSYFIHIYLINFSCLFNHR